In the Vogesella sp. XCS3 genome, CGCGCACGAACAGAACCTGATTCTGCCGGATGTGAAAGAAAGCGATCTGTACACCGTGTGGCAGCTGGCGCGCGAGCACGGCTTTGCCACGCCGAACATCGGCTTGCTGACCGACATTATCTGCTGCCCGGGTGGTGATTTCTGCGACTTGGCCAATGCGCGTTCCATCCCGGTGGCGGAGGCCATCCAGCGCAAGTTCGATGACCTCGACTACCTGTTTGACCTAGGCGATATCGACTGCAACTTCTCCGGCTGCATGAACGCCTGTGGCCACCACCACATTGGCAATATCGGCATTCTGGGGGTCGATAAAAACGGCCAGGAGTGGTACCAGATCACACTGGGCGGTAGCCAGGGCAATTACACCGCCATCGGCAAAGTGATCGGACCTTCTTTTGCGCAAGCCGACGTGCCTGCTGCATTTGAAAAAATCATGACCTTGTATGTAGAGCAGCGCCAGGACGGCGAGCACTTCATCGAAACTGTTCGCCGTATCGGTCTGGACCCGTTCAAGGAGCGTGTGTATGCAAAATCTCATTAAGAATCGTGCAGTGGTGGATAGCGACAGTTGGCGCTTGGTACGCAGTGCAGACGAAGAATTTTCGATAAAAGAAGATGTCATTTTGCCGCTGGCTGTCTATCTTGAGCGTAAAGACACAGCACATGAAGGCCGGATGGCGGTATGGCTGGCGCCCGAGCAAGATGTGGCAGAGCTACAGCCCCATTTGTCTGCGCTACCCCTGATTGCCATCGACTTCCCGGCGTTTTCTGATGGGCGTGGTTACAGTCATGCCCGTTTGTTGCGTGAACGCCATGGCTATCAGGGCGAGTTGCGCGCTATCGGCGATGTGCTGCGCGACCAACTGTCGTATATGGCCCAGGTCGGCTTTGATGTATTCGCGATCCGCGCCGATCGCGATGCCGCTGCAGCCTTGGCCGGGCTGGATGATTTCAGCGAGCAGTATCAAGCAACGGTTTTGCAACCGGTACCACTGTTGAGGCGGCGTGTGTCGTTAATTGTTGCTTGAGTGCAACTTCGACTTATTTGTTTCGATAAGATTTGCCTGAAAGGTGTTGTGTTTTTGCGTGAACTTTGGGTACTTGGCGTTGACATAGTCTAAGCTGCTTACCTATAGTCACAGAAAATGTCTTACCAATTGTGCTGATTTTTCGACATTCGTTCTGTGGTGCCACGCTTAATCAGGTTGTCACGGCCTGTTTAAACAATGGCGGAACGCGTTTCAACAAAGAGGAAGTAAAATGAAAAAATCGATCAAGCTGAGCGCTCTGCTGGCTACCCTGCTGCTGACCGGCAATGCTTTTGCAGCTAACGAAGGCTACGCCAACAACCAGTCCGGCTCCCCGGTAGTGAAAAACGGTTACGGCGAATGCTGGCGCTTGCCGACCACTTACGACAAAGCGCGTGATGGTCTGGTTGAGTGCGGCGATCGTGAAGCAGCCAAGCCGGCCCCGGCCCCGGCTCCTGCTCCAAAACCAGCTCCGGCCCCAGTTGTCGTAGCACCTAAGCCACAAATCGTTATCAAAACCGTTAGTCTGTCCGCAGAAGGCCTGTTCGGTTTCAACAGCGCACAAATCGTTGCCGGTAACCAGCAACTGGAAGCGCTGGTTTCCAGCCTGAAAGCTGACAAACTGCTGAAATCCGTAGCAGTTGAAGGCCACACCGACTACCTGGGTTCCGACAAGTACAACCAGGCACTGTCCCAGAAACGTGCTGACGCTGTTAAAGACTACTTCGTTGCTGCTGGTGTACCGGCCGACAAAGTAACTGCAGTAGGCAAAGGCGAGTCCGAAGCCAAACTGACTGCAGAATGCACTGCCAAGAAGTTCAAGAAGCGTGCAGACCTGATCGCTTGCCTGGCTAGCGACCGTCGCTTTGACGTGACTGTAGAAACCGCCAAGGAAGTTCAGCAGTAATCTGCTGATCTTGCTGCAAAAGCCCCGGCTAGCCCGGGGCTTTTTTGTTTTTCGCTATGGCTGGCAATGTTGGGGTTGGCTGGTTAAAATCGGATGTTTTGATCTGTTATCGAGCCGCCCATGCGTGCGTTTTTGGGGAACCCCCGCCGTTTTGCGTTACCCCCTTGTGCCCTGACTATCGGCAATTTTGACGGTGTCCATCTGGGGCATCAGCGTATGCTGGCCCGTTTGCGGGAGGAGGCGGCCGCGCGTGGCCTGCCTTCTGCCTTGTTGACATTCGAGCCGCACCCGCGCGAATTTTTTGCACGCCAGCAACCACCGGCACGCTTGGCTGTGCTGCGGGACAAGCTGCAGTTCCTGGCGCAACAGGCGCAGCTTGACTATGTATTTATCTACCGTTTTAACCATGCGTTCTCCCGCATGCCTGCCGGGCAGTTTGTCCAGCAGGTTTTGCTGGACGAGCTGCAGACCCGCTATTTGTTGATCGGTGATGATTTCCAGTTTGGCGCGGATCGCAAAGGTGACTTTGCCCTGCTGCAGCAGCACCCCGGTTTTGTGACCGAGGCCATGCCCTCAGTGCTAGTGGCTGGTGAGCGTGCTTCCAGTACGCTGGTGCGCGACAGGTTGGCCGCAGGTGATCTGGATAGCG is a window encoding:
- a CDS encoding DUF934 domain-containing protein — encoded protein: MQNLIKNRAVVDSDSWRLVRSADEEFSIKEDVILPLAVYLERKDTAHEGRMAVWLAPEQDVAELQPHLSALPLIAIDFPAFSDGRGYSHARLLRERHGYQGELRAIGDVLRDQLSYMAQVGFDVFAIRADRDAAAALAGLDDFSEQYQATVLQPVPLLRRRVSLIVA
- a CDS encoding OmpA family protein gives rise to the protein MKKSIKLSALLATLLLTGNAFAANEGYANNQSGSPVVKNGYGECWRLPTTYDKARDGLVECGDREAAKPAPAPAPAPKPAPAPVVVAPKPQIVIKTVSLSAEGLFGFNSAQIVAGNQQLEALVSSLKADKLLKSVAVEGHTDYLGSDKYNQALSQKRADAVKDYFVAAGVPADKVTAVGKGESEAKLTAECTAKKFKKRADLIACLASDRRFDVTVETAKEVQQ
- a CDS encoding bifunctional riboflavin kinase/FAD synthetase — its product is MRAFLGNPRRFALPPCALTIGNFDGVHLGHQRMLARLREEAAARGLPSALLTFEPHPREFFARQQPPARLAVLRDKLQFLAQQAQLDYVFIYRFNHAFSRMPAGQFVQQVLLDELQTRYLLIGDDFQFGADRKGDFALLQQHPGFVTEAMPSVLVAGERASSTLVRDRLAAGDLDSAGRLLGRPYQISGKVMHGQKLGRTIGFPTANVHLPHRKPALEGIFVVQVDTPHGRLGGVASLGKNPTVTTTQNYKLEVHLFDFHGDLYGQRISVHFLKKLRDEARYDDFNELVAQIERDAASAKTYLTSLQRDQA